One Megalopta genalis isolate 19385.01 chromosome 5, iyMegGena1_principal, whole genome shotgun sequence DNA window includes the following coding sequences:
- the LOC117219780 gene encoding uncharacterized protein LOC117219780, translating to MSKSSIRKITVDPTKCNTDSRRPSVFERLGTKPAVTAGQNSSDYCRNWALNGSCSYGKNCKYANTHTLISPSKRAKKDNAIASTTGLIEDPFKRLTSKIVKKASHSPDLNLEEWNQTDLEYEDEKVLERRRQLLQRELELQMKKDKEVHGKDKVRQKKKAMTSSSSSHTSSTSSSSSSSSSEDSSSSSTSDSRKKVKKIKSKRHHSGSTDYDEDKERRRKLKLKRLGTKNDKPTVKKKRKLESSLTKKEVGNRSAKKYTSTSTSRKHSSTPRTRSPAIQVPATVAPTAAVVLGSSVSVPHHAASNKVRERNRTESPKAPKARDVEKEDRHYKKVRDVDEVPKESNKNKSFDKAKEPEKEKNRTIDEKLKIDERVKAKCKEKELRSRTPPTTERSKHQHSKETVSTKARRSRTPEKSSRSKREPSPSKTQDRQISANRSRDVEKKDRESHKSDKTKDREDIRKTEQSSRTRQVAASQEESHRRIGKEFDEKAYVGDKTRQKSRERRDKDHPRDERGHSRLGRDQRDPRDKDKEDLQERCRERQRERDRDRDRDRERDRDRERDRDRDRDRDRDRDRDRDRDRDRDRDRDRDRDREKDPLKARDRDVQPLVPTSISIAVDKNSRYSRDKERIVGKDSAFEKNGTRERRSDRERERSETKALSDRDRTSSQRIDGRYDRTAVDKDAPARKAGVNSPRDRFPRERSLDRTSLLDKTVHTAQPPSQAPSLPPVQTSIASSSSSSAPATLSTSRDNLIDRIDGHYDRERHRRFGARRETSPRRTIEIDRNYNRNYGRLSEHWDEQEEATTHLDYREHHVHEDERRKPVDGRRYDSPFEERRGIREERSRESRYVVQTADRTSFEDHRHHHHHHRHPLYPGEKLRSNTSIRDENVPNDDWDNHHRDVEHGRERTYGPVDWEEREWRVRALWDSRDSLPRSEVHDEDWNSRYDNSITDWKSNDARKWDNQSVHIRGHYRNDRSKEIEMGESTSHNKRRNYNNSETRDECTVHTSKQASLYGSMKEEPINKKLMELAEGKLSTTREKSTDSFPKKVLLKEKPETKETVTTEPKRSCIDESLQTLHTESDLSDISDDPDDILNMEDITDIETNKTRSKKTPDTTQRDAQSTTQETAPSSPKETIEESVFNSKGKDNTDTMSFRNLEDENMETMDFEEISDGELEEDIKTSGKGLGDALGVDWESLVKETQPRRPATCNQNAENRWQCKAILHRIGISGKYGGEDLMKKLTKKYGKNDHSEFFLHNVAFMHTALARNRLLHNLNNDMLPGVDDFLYKNSNVNTEEDVDYDLEVLRPCTALYEEAKCLLQQVV from the exons ATGTCAAAATCAAGCATAAGGAAAATAACGGTTGACCCTACGAAATGTAATACAGACTCTCGTCGACCAAGTGTGTTTGAGAGGTTGGGGACCAAACCAGCAGTTACTGCCGGCCAAAATTCATCGGATTACTGTAGAAACTGGGCATTGAATGGCAGTTGTTCGTATGGAAAGAATTGCAA ATATGCAAATACTCACACATTAATAAGTCCATCCAAGCGTGCCAAGAAGGATAATGCAATTGCAAGTACAACGGGA CTTATTGAGGATCCGTTTAAAAGGCTTACTTCTAAGATCGTAAAAAAGGCGTCGCATAGTCCTGATTTAAATCTTGAAGAGTGGAATCAAACAGATTTAGAATACGAGGACGAGAAAGTACTAGAAAGGCGTAGACAGCTGTTACAGCGTGAATTAGagttacaaatgaagaaagatAAAGAAGTTCATGGAAAAGACAAAGTGAGACAGAAGAAAAAGGCAATGACTTCTTCCTCTAGTTCTCATACTTCAAGCACAtctagtagtagtagcagtTCTAGCAGCGAAGATTCATCTTCTAGTTCGACGTCTGACTCACGGAAGAaggttaaaaaaattaaatctaAGCGGCATCACAGCGGATCTACAGATTATGATGAGGATAAAGAAAGAAGACGAAA attgaaattgaaaagacTCGGCACCAAGAATGACAAGCCTACAGTCAAGAAGAAGCGGAAGCTGGAAAGTAGTTTGACGAAAAAGGAAGTTGGCAATAGGTCGGCTAAAAAGTATACCTCAACTTCTACATCAAGAAAACATTCTTCCACTCCCCGTACAAGATCACCAGCGATACAAGTACCTGCAACAGTTGCACCCACAGCAGCAGTGGTATTAGGCTCTTCGGTATCTGTGCCTCATCATGCAGCATCCAATAAAGTTAGGGAACGAAATAGAACAGAATCTCCAAAAGCACCCAAAGCTAGAGATGTGGAAAAAGAGGACAGGCATTACAAGAAAGTACGAGATGTAGACGAAGTGCCTAAAGAAAGCAATAAGAATAAATCTTTCGATAAAGCTAAAGAGCCGGAGAAGGAGAAAAATCGTACAATAGATGAGAAACTAAAAATCGATGAAAGGGTAAAAGCAAAATGTAAAGAGAAGGAATTACGCTCCAGGACACCGCCGACGACTGAAAGATCAAAACATCAACACTCTAAAGAGACAGTGTCAACGAAAGCTCGTCGTAGTCGTACACCCGAGAAATCATCGAGATCGAAACGGGAACCTTCCCCATCGAAGACTCAAGACAGACAGATATCCGCAAATCGATCAAGAGACGTGGAGAAAAAAGATCGTGAATCTCACAAGAGTGATAAGACCAAGGATAGGGAGGACATTAGAAAGACTGAGCAGAGTAGCAGAACTAGACAAGTGGCGGCGAGTCAAGAAGAGAGTCATAGACGAATTGGGAAGGAATTTGATGAAAAAGCTTACGTGGGTGATAAAACACGACAGAAAAGTAGAGAACGACGTGACAAAGACCATCCAAGGGATGAACGTGGCCATTCGAGGCTTGGCCGGGATCAACGAGATCCGCGTGATAAAGACAAAGAGGATCTGCAAGAACGTTGTCGCGAACGACAACGAGAAAGAGATCGTGATCGTGACAGAGATCGAGAACGCGATCGTGATCGGGAGAGGGACCGAGATCGTGATCGTGATAGGGATCGGGATCGCGatcgagaccgagaccgagatCGTGACCGTGATCGTGATCGAGATCGAGACCGTGATCGAGAGAAAGATCCATTGAAAGCTAGGGACAGAGATGTTCAACCATTGGTTCCGACATCAATAAGTATAGCTGTAGACAAGAACTCACGTTATAGCCGGGACAAAGAACGAATAGTAGGAAAAGATAGTGCCTTTGAGAAGAACGGTACCCGGGAACGTAGGAGCGACAGGGAGAGGGAACGATCTGAAACGAAAGCGCTATCGGATCGAGACAGGACATCATCGCAACGAATTGATGGTAGATACGATAGAACCGCCGTTGATAAAGATGCGCCTGCTCGCAAGGCCGGTGTAAATTCTCCGAGAGATCGTTTCCCACGCGAGAGATCATTAGATAGAACATCTTTACTGGATAAGACTGTACATACTGCACAACCTCCATCACAAGCACCTTCTTTACCACCGGTACAAACTTCTATAGCATCCTCATCGTCTTCATCCGCGCCAGCAACATTGTCAACATCACGAGACAACTTAATCGACAGGATAGATGGACATTATGACCGAGAAAGGCATAGACGATTTGGTGCAAG ACGGGAAACCAGCCCGCGTCGAACTATTGAAATTGATAGGAACTACAACAGGAATTACGGACGGTTGTCCGAGCACTGGGATGAACAAGAGGAAGCCACTACGCACTTAGATTACCGCGAACATCATGTTCACGAGGATGAGAGGAGGAAACCTGTTGACGGAAGAAGGTACGATAGTCCGTTTGAAGAAAGACGAGGGATTCGCGAAGAAAGATCTCGAGAATCTAGATACGTTGTTCAGACTGCGGACAGAACATCTTTCGAAGATCATcgacatcatcatcatcatcatagGCATCCGCTGTACCCTGGAGAAAAGTTGAGAAGTAATACATCGATTCG TGACGAAAATGTTCCCAATGATGATTGGGATAATCATCACAGAGACGTGGAACATGGCCGAGAACGAACTTACGGGCCCGTTGATTGGGAGGAAAGAGAATGGCGAGTAAGAGCATTGTGGGACAGCAGAGATAGTCTTCCTCGTTCGGAAGTTCATGATGAAGATTGGAATTCTCGGTACGATAATTCTATCACGGACTGGAAGTCAAATGACGCACGAAAATGGGATAATCAATCCGTGCATATACGTGGCCATTACAGAAACGATCGTTCAAAAGAGATAGAAATGGGAGAGTCCACATCTCACAA CAAAAGGAGAAACTATAATAATTCAGAAACTAGGGATGAATGTACAGTTCATACCTCTAAACAAGCATCTCTATACGGTAGCATGAAAGAGGAACCTATTAATAAAAAGTTAATGGAACTGGCAGAAGGTAAACTATCTACGACTCGAGAGAAGTCTACAGATAGTTTCCCGAAAAAGGttttattaaaagaaaaacCTGAGACTAAAGAAACCGTCACTACTGAGCCGAAGCGTTCTTGCATCGATGAGTCTTTGCAAACACTTCATACTGAAAGTGATCTCAGTGATATTAGTGATGATCCAGATGATATACTAAACATGGAAGATATTACA GATATCGAAACAAATAAGACGCGCTCGAAGAAAACCCCTGACACAACGCAACGCGATGCACAGTCAACGACTCAAGAAACAGCACCGTCATCTCCAAAGGAGACAATAGAGGAATCTGTATTTAATTCTAAAGGAAAAGATAATACCGATACAATGTCATTTAG GAATCTGGAAGATGAGAATATGGAAACTATGGACTTTGAAGAAATTTCTGACGGTGAACTAGAAGAGGATATTAAAACAAGTGGTAAAGGTTTAGGGGATGCTTTGGGAGTTGATTGGGAGAGTCTAGTGAAAGAAACGCAGCCACGAAGACCCGCGACGTGTAATCAAAATGCCGAAAATCGTTGGCAGTGTAAGGCGATTCTTCATAGAATTGGTATATCTGGCAAATACGGTGGTGAAGATTTAATGAAGAAATTGACAAAGAAATATGGGAAAAATG ATCATTCAGAATTTTTCCTTCACAATGTTGCGTTTATGCACACGGCGCTTGCACGGAATCGCTTGTTGCATAACCTGAACAATGATATGTTACCTGGGGTGGACGACTTTCTGTATAA GAATAGTAATGTAAATACCGAAGAGGATGTGGATTACGATTTAGAAGTTTTGAGACCTTGTACAGCTTTATACGAAGAGGCAAAATGCTTATTGCAACAAGTTGTATGA